One window from the genome of Carassius carassius unplaced genomic scaffold, fCarCar2.1 SCAFFOLD_101, whole genome shotgun sequence encodes:
- the LOC132137463 gene encoding uncharacterized protein LOC132137463: MMSAVRLLFLLLLPCMLEAKSLMNILKEEDGASVSIDSNKANEFLSSSRPRRSADPRWHRQSPDFQAYYRYYSSIGHTEGLYEVDRIRMLYQQMRHLEQVYGPNASYYQSKLGVPHLPPLPKCDPAKDKSCKPAPPPAPPPAAVKAPVTPPITQADVIYLCNSKDPQCKPHIVYMPSGAVPVLCDPRYHPTCKLEGPAPSPAPSKKYDPAPPPPPAPIVFKGMEYDCDPYWDPDCLIDRPPRPMKGKAPPPPPETDEDKPEPLGAVSKKHPHPYYAHLYPYNYGSELYDPLRHQYPAAETPDSA, from the exons ATGATGTCTGCAGTGAGACTGTTGTTCCTTCTGCTGCTGCCAT GTATGCTTGAGGCAAAATCCCTGATGAATATCCTCAAAGAGGAAG atggtGCTTCAGTCAGTATCGACTCCAACAAGGCGAATGAATTCCTGTCCAGCTCTCGCCCGAGACGCAGCGCCGATCCTCGCTGGCACAGGCAAAGTCCAGACTTCCAGGCGTATTACAGATACTACAGCAGCATCGGACACACAGAGGGC CTGTACGAGGTTGACAGGATCCGCATGCTGTACCAGCAGATGAGACACCTGGAGCAGGTCTACGGCCCCAATGCCTCGTACTACCAGAGCAAACTAGGGGTTCCTCACCTGCCTCCGCTTCCCAAATGTGACCCAGCCAAAGACAAGAGCTGCAAACCGGCTCCGCCCCCAGCCCCGCCCCCAGCTGCAGTCAAAGCCCCCGTGACTCCGCCCATCACTCAGGCTGACGTCATCTATCTGTGCAACAGCAAAGACCCCCAGTGCAAGCCACACATCGTGTACATGCCGAGCGGAGCCGTGCCGGTGCTGTGTGACCCGCGCTATCACCCCACCTGCAAGCTGGAAGGCCCCGCCCCCTCTCCCGCCCCCTCCAAGAAATACGATCCGGCCCCGCCTCCTCCACCGGCCCCCATCGTCTTCAAGGGAATGGAGTATGACTGCGACCCTTACTGGGACCCCGACTGCCTGATCGACCGGCCACCGCGGCCCATGAAGGGTAAAGCCCCCCCGCCGCCGCCCGAGACAGACGAGGACAAGCCGGAGCCGCTGGGGGCCGTCAGTAAGAAACATCCACACCCGTATTACGCCCACCTTTATCCCTACAACTATGGCTCTGAGCTCTACGACCCGCTCCGACACCAGTACCCCGCGGCCGAGACGCCAGACAGCGCATAG